A genomic stretch from Strix aluco isolate bStrAlu1 chromosome 12, bStrAlu1.hap1, whole genome shotgun sequence includes:
- the SORD gene encoding sorbitol dehydrogenase isoform X2 — translation MAAPGQNLAVVVHRAGDLRLENRPVPEPGPNEVLLRMHSVGICGSDVHYWQHGRIGDFVVKDPMVLGHEASGTVVKVGSGVTHLKPGDRVAIEPGVPREMDEFCKTGRYNLSPTIFFCATPPDNGNLCRYYKHSASYCYKLPDNVTFEEGALIEPLSVGIHACKRAGVTLGSKVFVSGSGPIGLVNVLVAKMMGAAAVVITDLSASRLQKAKEMGADFTIQVKNETPQEVASKVESLLGCMPEITVECTGVQACIQAGIYATRSGGTLVLVGLGPDMVTVPIVNAAVREVDIRGIFRYCNTWPVAIALLASKRINVKPLVTHRFPLEKALEAFETTKRGEGVKVMLKCDPSDHSP, via the exons ATGGCGGCGCCGGGGCAGAACCTGGCCGTGGTGGTGCACCGAGCCGGGGACCTGCGCCTG GAAAACCGTCCAGTCCCGGAACCGGGTCCCAATG AGGTCCTCCTGCGGATGCATTCTGTTGGGATCTGCGGGTCTGACGTCCACTACTGGCAGCATGGTCGAATCGGGGATTTTGTCGTGAAGGACCCCATGGTGTTGGGGCATGAAGCTTCTGGGACTGTCGTCAAAGTGGGATCAGGGGTGACTCATCTGAAACCAG GTGATCGAGTGGCCATCGAGCCTGGCGTCCCAAGAGAAATGGATGAGTTCTGTAAAACTGGCCGCTATAACCTGTCTCCAACCATCTTCTTCTGTGCGACACCTCCCGATAACGGGAACTTGTGCCGCTACTACAAGCACAGTGCCAGCTACTGCTACAA GCTTCCAGATAATGTCACCTTTGAGGAAGGAGCCCTTATCGAGCCCCTTTCCGTGGGAATCCATGCCTGCAAAAGAGCGGGAGTCACTCTGGGAAGCAAAGTCTTTGTGTCCGGCTCTG GACCAATTGGCCTTGTTAACGTGCTTGTTGCTAAGATGATGGGTGCAGCGGCTGTGGTAATTACAG ATTTATCTGCCTCTCGCCTGCAAAAAGCCAAGGAGATGGGGGCAGATTTCACCATTCAGGTGAAGAATGAGACCCCACAGGAGGTGGCCTCCAAAGTGGAAAGTCTGCTTGGCTGCATGCCTGAGATAACTGTGGAGTGTACAGGAGTGCAAGCCTGCATCCAGGCTGGCATCTAT GCCACTCGTTCTGGTGGGACcttggtgctggtggggctggggcccGATATGGTCACTGTGCCCATCGTGAACGCCGCCGTGCGGGAGGTGGATATCCGGGGGATATTCCGTTACTGCAACAC GTGGCCTGTGGCAATTGCTCTGCTCGCATCCAAGCGGATCAATGTCAAGCCCTTGGTTACGCACCGCTTCCCCCTGGAAAAGGCTCTTGAGGCGTTCGAGACCACCAAGAGGGGTGAGGGGGTCAAAGTCATGCTGAAGTGTGACCCCAGCGACCACAGCCCCTGA
- the SORD gene encoding sorbitol dehydrogenase isoform X1, protein MAKGCLSPSSGAGGDGSGGQERCRSENRPVPEPGPNEVLLRMHSVGICGSDVHYWQHGRIGDFVVKDPMVLGHEASGTVVKVGSGVTHLKPGDRVAIEPGVPREMDEFCKTGRYNLSPTIFFCATPPDNGNLCRYYKHSASYCYKLPDNVTFEEGALIEPLSVGIHACKRAGVTLGSKVFVSGSGPIGLVNVLVAKMMGAAAVVITDLSASRLQKAKEMGADFTIQVKNETPQEVASKVESLLGCMPEITVECTGVQACIQAGIYATRSGGTLVLVGLGPDMVTVPIVNAAVREVDIRGIFRYCNTWPVAIALLASKRINVKPLVTHRFPLEKALEAFETTKRGEGVKVMLKCDPSDHSP, encoded by the exons atggcTAAGGGCTGCCTGAGCCCCTCGTCGGGGGCAGGAGGGGACGGGAGCGGCGGACAGGAGCGGTGCCGTTCG GAAAACCGTCCAGTCCCGGAACCGGGTCCCAATG AGGTCCTCCTGCGGATGCATTCTGTTGGGATCTGCGGGTCTGACGTCCACTACTGGCAGCATGGTCGAATCGGGGATTTTGTCGTGAAGGACCCCATGGTGTTGGGGCATGAAGCTTCTGGGACTGTCGTCAAAGTGGGATCAGGGGTGACTCATCTGAAACCAG GTGATCGAGTGGCCATCGAGCCTGGCGTCCCAAGAGAAATGGATGAGTTCTGTAAAACTGGCCGCTATAACCTGTCTCCAACCATCTTCTTCTGTGCGACACCTCCCGATAACGGGAACTTGTGCCGCTACTACAAGCACAGTGCCAGCTACTGCTACAA GCTTCCAGATAATGTCACCTTTGAGGAAGGAGCCCTTATCGAGCCCCTTTCCGTGGGAATCCATGCCTGCAAAAGAGCGGGAGTCACTCTGGGAAGCAAAGTCTTTGTGTCCGGCTCTG GACCAATTGGCCTTGTTAACGTGCTTGTTGCTAAGATGATGGGTGCAGCGGCTGTGGTAATTACAG ATTTATCTGCCTCTCGCCTGCAAAAAGCCAAGGAGATGGGGGCAGATTTCACCATTCAGGTGAAGAATGAGACCCCACAGGAGGTGGCCTCCAAAGTGGAAAGTCTGCTTGGCTGCATGCCTGAGATAACTGTGGAGTGTACAGGAGTGCAAGCCTGCATCCAGGCTGGCATCTAT GCCACTCGTTCTGGTGGGACcttggtgctggtggggctggggcccGATATGGTCACTGTGCCCATCGTGAACGCCGCCGTGCGGGAGGTGGATATCCGGGGGATATTCCGTTACTGCAACAC GTGGCCTGTGGCAATTGCTCTGCTCGCATCCAAGCGGATCAATGTCAAGCCCTTGGTTACGCACCGCTTCCCCCTGGAAAAGGCTCTTGAGGCGTTCGAGACCACCAAGAGGGGTGAGGGGGTCAAAGTCATGCTGAAGTGTGACCCCAGCGACCACAGCCCCTGA
- the SORD gene encoding sorbitol dehydrogenase isoform X4, with amino-acid sequence MKSEQNENRPVPEPGPNEVLLRMHSVGICGSDVHYWQHGRIGDFVVKDPMVLGHEASGTVVKVGSGVTHLKPGDRVAIEPGVPREMDEFCKTGRYNLSPTIFFCATPPDNGNLCRYYKHSASYCYKLPDNVTFEEGALIEPLSVGIHACKRAGVTLGSKVFVSGSGPIGLVNVLVAKMMGAAAVVITDLSASRLQKAKEMGADFTIQVKNETPQEVASKVESLLGCMPEITVECTGVQACIQAGIYATRSGGTLVLVGLGPDMVTVPIVNAAVREVDIRGIFRYCNTWPVAIALLASKRINVKPLVTHRFPLEKALEAFETTKRGEGVKVMLKCDPSDHSP; translated from the exons ATGAAGAGCGAGCAGAAC GAAAACCGTCCAGTCCCGGAACCGGGTCCCAATG AGGTCCTCCTGCGGATGCATTCTGTTGGGATCTGCGGGTCTGACGTCCACTACTGGCAGCATGGTCGAATCGGGGATTTTGTCGTGAAGGACCCCATGGTGTTGGGGCATGAAGCTTCTGGGACTGTCGTCAAAGTGGGATCAGGGGTGACTCATCTGAAACCAG GTGATCGAGTGGCCATCGAGCCTGGCGTCCCAAGAGAAATGGATGAGTTCTGTAAAACTGGCCGCTATAACCTGTCTCCAACCATCTTCTTCTGTGCGACACCTCCCGATAACGGGAACTTGTGCCGCTACTACAAGCACAGTGCCAGCTACTGCTACAA GCTTCCAGATAATGTCACCTTTGAGGAAGGAGCCCTTATCGAGCCCCTTTCCGTGGGAATCCATGCCTGCAAAAGAGCGGGAGTCACTCTGGGAAGCAAAGTCTTTGTGTCCGGCTCTG GACCAATTGGCCTTGTTAACGTGCTTGTTGCTAAGATGATGGGTGCAGCGGCTGTGGTAATTACAG ATTTATCTGCCTCTCGCCTGCAAAAAGCCAAGGAGATGGGGGCAGATTTCACCATTCAGGTGAAGAATGAGACCCCACAGGAGGTGGCCTCCAAAGTGGAAAGTCTGCTTGGCTGCATGCCTGAGATAACTGTGGAGTGTACAGGAGTGCAAGCCTGCATCCAGGCTGGCATCTAT GCCACTCGTTCTGGTGGGACcttggtgctggtggggctggggcccGATATGGTCACTGTGCCCATCGTGAACGCCGCCGTGCGGGAGGTGGATATCCGGGGGATATTCCGTTACTGCAACAC GTGGCCTGTGGCAATTGCTCTGCTCGCATCCAAGCGGATCAATGTCAAGCCCTTGGTTACGCACCGCTTCCCCCTGGAAAAGGCTCTTGAGGCGTTCGAGACCACCAAGAGGGGTGAGGGGGTCAAAGTCATGCTGAAGTGTGACCCCAGCGACCACAGCCCCTGA
- the SORD gene encoding sorbitol dehydrogenase isoform X3 — MPTLWRQNEENRPVPEPGPNEVLLRMHSVGICGSDVHYWQHGRIGDFVVKDPMVLGHEASGTVVKVGSGVTHLKPGDRVAIEPGVPREMDEFCKTGRYNLSPTIFFCATPPDNGNLCRYYKHSASYCYKLPDNVTFEEGALIEPLSVGIHACKRAGVTLGSKVFVSGSGPIGLVNVLVAKMMGAAAVVITDLSASRLQKAKEMGADFTIQVKNETPQEVASKVESLLGCMPEITVECTGVQACIQAGIYATRSGGTLVLVGLGPDMVTVPIVNAAVREVDIRGIFRYCNTWPVAIALLASKRINVKPLVTHRFPLEKALEAFETTKRGEGVKVMLKCDPSDHSP; from the exons ATGCCCACATTGTGGAGGCAAAATGAG GAAAACCGTCCAGTCCCGGAACCGGGTCCCAATG AGGTCCTCCTGCGGATGCATTCTGTTGGGATCTGCGGGTCTGACGTCCACTACTGGCAGCATGGTCGAATCGGGGATTTTGTCGTGAAGGACCCCATGGTGTTGGGGCATGAAGCTTCTGGGACTGTCGTCAAAGTGGGATCAGGGGTGACTCATCTGAAACCAG GTGATCGAGTGGCCATCGAGCCTGGCGTCCCAAGAGAAATGGATGAGTTCTGTAAAACTGGCCGCTATAACCTGTCTCCAACCATCTTCTTCTGTGCGACACCTCCCGATAACGGGAACTTGTGCCGCTACTACAAGCACAGTGCCAGCTACTGCTACAA GCTTCCAGATAATGTCACCTTTGAGGAAGGAGCCCTTATCGAGCCCCTTTCCGTGGGAATCCATGCCTGCAAAAGAGCGGGAGTCACTCTGGGAAGCAAAGTCTTTGTGTCCGGCTCTG GACCAATTGGCCTTGTTAACGTGCTTGTTGCTAAGATGATGGGTGCAGCGGCTGTGGTAATTACAG ATTTATCTGCCTCTCGCCTGCAAAAAGCCAAGGAGATGGGGGCAGATTTCACCATTCAGGTGAAGAATGAGACCCCACAGGAGGTGGCCTCCAAAGTGGAAAGTCTGCTTGGCTGCATGCCTGAGATAACTGTGGAGTGTACAGGAGTGCAAGCCTGCATCCAGGCTGGCATCTAT GCCACTCGTTCTGGTGGGACcttggtgctggtggggctggggcccGATATGGTCACTGTGCCCATCGTGAACGCCGCCGTGCGGGAGGTGGATATCCGGGGGATATTCCGTTACTGCAACAC GTGGCCTGTGGCAATTGCTCTGCTCGCATCCAAGCGGATCAATGTCAAGCCCTTGGTTACGCACCGCTTCCCCCTGGAAAAGGCTCTTGAGGCGTTCGAGACCACCAAGAGGGGTGAGGGGGTCAAAGTCATGCTGAAGTGTGACCCCAGCGACCACAGCCCCTGA